The Podospora pseudocomata strain CBS 415.72m chromosome 1 map unlocalized CBS415.72m_1, whole genome shotgun sequence genome has a segment encoding these proteins:
- a CDS encoding uncharacterized protein (EggNog:ENOG503P3VY; COG:S): MGGGPYELYRERYGAELLVMRKATKNDLDAITRVIQAGFPDDPGCNYKFPYRDKYPEDFWKYTRRQYEEYLEQPEKFAFNVVTVTNEEAGLDDLPIAIGVWDIAVHIKAKGGDLFIDERRDGNREHMKAYAAAMERTFAKCFESYGKEQLHLWMLVTHPDFRQRGAGTRLCDWGVDESARRGGWILTVMASPMGRKLYEELGYVLVGTDTARVGGEEEHVVIDALEKPFSQHTI; encoded by the exons ATGGGCGGTGGACCTTATGAATTGTACCGCGAGCGTTATGGTGCCGAGCTTCTCGTCATGCGGAAAGCCACCAAGAACGACCTCGACGCCATCACTCGGGTCATCCAGGCTGGTTTTCCCGACGACCCAGGTTGCAACTACAAGTTTCCATACCGCGACAAATACCCGGAGGACTTCTGGAAGTACACACGCCGACAGTATGAGGAGTACCTAGAGCAGCCAGAAAAGTTCGCCTTCAACGTTGTCACAGTGACCAATGAGGAGGCAGGACTCGATGACCTCCCCATTGCTATTGGTGTCTGGGATATTGCTGTTCACATCAAGGCCAAAGGCGGAG ATCTCTTCATTGACGAACGACGGGATGGTAACCGGGAACACATGAAGGCATACGCAGCCGCTATGGAACGGACATTTGCGAAATGCTTTGAGTCGTATGGGAAAGAGCAACTTCACCTTTGGATGCTCGTAACGCACCCTGACTTTCGCCAGCGTGGTGCAGGAACCAGACTGTGTGACTGGGGTGTTGATGAGTCCGCGAGAAGAGGTGGGTGGATTTTGACTGTTATGGCCAGTCCAATGGGCAGGAAGCTTTATGAGGAACTTGGTTACGTTTTGGTCGGCACCGACACGGCACGAGtgggtggagaagaagagcatgTTGTTATTGACGCTTTGGAGAAGCCGTTCTCACAACACACTATCTAG
- a CDS encoding uncharacterized protein (EggNog:ENOG503P3U3): MELQYTPCARCLNLYLNDLKRMQNGGPFKVQPCVRIEILGLPLHRKGPTKYSELDTWLPQKQAQLEWHTFDNTTRVFKLTQGFGEGMDNALRLRVSRFKPGPGDRTAYFWTDKKTGLLRSMEMPPYFISDMDAAKASVVEFLRNARSVYIDTLLGDASPITRKTFESALRFSAFGQSKLVSLALDTWVAARFIESHWRVFEGGEEIGAHPTAEAGHPYDGFIPVTPIMDTQLDNLVIADLLAPMREELLKRLKAKIDEKKRSNWLEIYLTLFVMMSNTGWIIKDMIAMTTWKGLKMGNRGGQLTRGYIHASKSLLSCFHYACSGSFPLTIPENELKTGNHNMTSDQIEYMVFVQQELSREGSKHANWKSLDMYKDDEYWTHQLLCKDWKGDAPYTAGPIDDFTEDDFLSSSTT, from the exons ATGGAACTGCAATACACACCATGCGCAAGATGCCTAAATTTGTACCTGAATGACCTCAAGAGGATGCAGAATGGAGGCCCTTTCAAGGTTCAGCCCTGTGTCAGAATCGAGATCCTTGGCCTTCCTCTGCACCGAAAGGGTCCGACAAAATATTCAGAACTCGATACCTGGCTTCCTCAGAAACAGGCCCAGCTGGAATGGCACACTTTTGACAACACCACTCGAGTGTTCAAACTTACTCAAGGTTTCGGGGAGGGAATGGACAATGCACTGCGTCTCCGTGTGTCCAGATTCAAGCCTGGACCAGGAGACCGCACTGCGTACTTCTGGACTGACAAGAAGACCGGGCTATTGCGTTCCATGGAGATGCCGCCCTACTTCATCAGCGACATGGATGCCGCCAAAGCCAGTGTTGTCGAGTTTCTTCGCAATGCTCGCTCCGTCTACATTGACACCCTACTCGGTGATGCCAGCCCGATAACTCGCAAGACGTTTGAGTCTGCTTTGAGATTCTCAGCTTTTGGTCAG AGCAAACTGGTATCTCTTGCCCTCGACACCTGGGTTGCCGCACGGTTCATTGAAAGTCACTGGCGTGTcttcgagggtggtgaggaaatCGGGGCTCACCCCACCGCCGAGGCCGGCCATCCTTACGACGGCTTCATCCCAGTAACACCAATCATGGATACGCAGCTCGACAACTTGGTAATTGCAGATCTGCTAGCGCCGATGAGAGAAGAGCTTCTCAAGCggctcaaggccaagattgaCGAGAAGAAGCGCTCCAACTGGCTGGAGATTTACCTCACGCTTTTCGTGATGATGTCTAACACCGGTTGGATCATCAAAGACATGATTGCCATGACAACGTGGAAGGGCCTCAAGATGGGCAATCGTGGGGGACAACTGACAAGAGGTTACATTCACGCCTCCAAATCTCTGCTCTCGTGCTTTCACTACGCCTGCTCCGGGTCATTTCCTCTCACGATACCGGAGAATGAGCTGAAGACAGGAAACCACAACATGACCAGCGACCAGATTGAGTACATGGTCTTTGTGCAGCAAGAGCTTTCCCGTGAAGGTTCCAAGCATGCCAACTGGAAGAGTCTGGACATGTACAAGGACGATGAATACTGGACCCACCAGCTACTGTGCAAGGATTGGAAGGGAGACGCGCCTTACACAGCAGGACCAATCGATGACTTTACCGAGGAtgattttctttcttcttctactACATGA
- a CDS encoding uncharacterized protein (EggNog:ENOG503NUIF; COG:M) — MSSPPKVLVTGSSGHLGKALMLTLSHYGFTPIGIDIKPSPLTTHVGTIADPDFVSSVFTTLHPDLEYVIHTATLHKPHICSHTKADFIATNITGTLNLLEASVARQGGVKTFVFVSTTSAFGGSLTARPGLPAVWIDEGVVPKPKNVYGVTKISAEDVCELVNKESGLPVVVLRTSRFFPEGDDDEERRGSMGDDNLKVLELGYRRVDIADVVGACVKAMEKGPGLKGKWGKYIISAPTVFRREEPVLKGLDRDAGEEYCKAVEGAREVFEGKGWKFLKRVDRVYDSDLARRELGWEAVYTFERAVKKVKEGKDWRSELTGRVGKLGYHDVSTGVYTIREETQQLP, encoded by the exons atGTCTAGTCCACCAAAGGTTCTGGTCACTGGCTCGTCCGGCCATCTGGGTAAAGCGCTCATGCTTACCCTGTCACACTACGGGTTCACTCCGATTGGCATTG ACATCAAGCCCAGCCCGCTCACCACCCACGTCGGCACCATCGCCGACCCGGACTTTGTCTCGTCCGTTTTCACGACGCTCCATCCTGACCTAGAATATGTAATCCACACTGCCACGTTGCACAAACCGCACATCTGCTCGCACACAAAGGCGGACTTCATCGCCACAAACATCACGGGGACATTGAATCTGCTTGAAGCGAGCGTTGCGAGGCAAGGGGGGGTCAAGACTTTTGTTTTtgtctccaccacctctgcctTTGGGGGCAGTCTGACGGCTAGACCTGGCTTGCCGGCCGTGTGGattgatgagggggtggttcCCAAACCGAAGAATGTCTATGGGGTTACCAAGATAAGTGCGGAGGATGTGTGCGAGTTGGTTAACAAGGAGAGCGGGCTGCcggttgtggtgttgaggacgAGTAGATTCTTTcccgagggggatgatgacgaggagaggagggggagtatgGGGGATGATAATTTGAAAGTGTTGGAGTTGGGCTATAGGAGGGTAGATATCGCTGATGTAGTGGGGGCTTGCGTGAAAGCGATGGAGAAGGGGCCGGGGTTGAAAGGGAAGTGGGGGAAGTACATCATTTCTGCGCCGACGGTGTTCAGAAGGGAGGAACCAGTGTTGAAGGGGTTAGATAGGGACGCTGGGGAAGAGTATTgcaaggcggtggagggggcgagggaggtttttgaagggaaggggtggaagttTTTGAAGAGGGTGGATAGGGTTTATGATAGTGATTTGGCGAGGCGGGAGCTGGGGTGGGAGGCCGTGTATACTTTTGAGAGGGCAGTaaagaaggtgaaggagggaaaggaCTGGAGGAGTGAgttgacggggagggtggggaagttggggtaTCATGATGTAAGTACGGGAGTGTATACTATCAGAGAGGAGACACAGCAACTACCGTGA